TTgaactgttttacattttgtcttgttgGAATCACAAATTTGGAAATCAAAGTATACAACAACTTTTAAATTgcttgcaaataaaaatcagacatgTGTGACCTGTGATCCACAACTCACGTGGAAGAATCTGTTGACTGGATAACGTTTAGATGTGCACTCTGTAAATCTGGCCTTTATAGGAGAAACAAAATAGtaattgttaaaagaaaagcaaaagaagtCAGCGTCATGGTTTGACTCAAGCTATGTTGTGGATAGGAAGCATGGAAGAAATTGCTCTGGTCAAATGaagctgaaataatttttttggccTACAATCAAAATTGTATGTATGGCAGAGAGTTTCCACCTCAATACTCCATAATCATGGTGAAACCATGTTGCTAGGTGGTAGCAACAAGCTGCAAAGATCCATAAGCTGAAATTGCTGCAAAAAGGTGGATCTGTACTGACTCAGTATGGctgaatattttagtatttattacaaaagaaaatcataagccaaatattttcttttagttttacaaATATGAATTACTTTGTGATAGTCTACTCTGTGCCATAAAAGACAGAAGTTAGagattgtaatgtgacaaaatgtgaaaaattccAGGAGGGGTGAAAACTTTCGCAAAACATCGTACCCTTCCAGATGTGCGCCCACACACCACGGCCTGCCTTTCTGAAGTGCCTTTGGCCAatgtaaacacagaaatgaagTCTGTTAACCTTGGGGTTGCATGTCTGTGGTTGGCCTTGCTCCCAAAATGTGTTGTACTTTTAAGGTAAATTGCAATAAAGCTGAGCAAACACCTTGTGGCCAATTATAGCATGCAGTGTTTGAACAGCAGGGAGTCATTGCTGATAATTATGTATAATTGCTGTGCAGCActtaaaaactcattttaaaatcgaagaggaagaaaataatttctttcctGACATTGAACTCTCTGTGCACCTGGTCGCACTGGTCATGTGTTGAATGATGTCACATTACCAAAGTGGTATTTTTCTGTTCCTTACAGGACCCGTGTCAGCCTTGCATCGAGTAACACTGTGATCCTCGAAGGTCTCAAGAGACGGGGCTTCCTGCAGAACCTGGAGAAGCTGCATTCAAAGAGCAGCACTATCCGACCACAGAGCTCACTGCTACAGCTAACTCCTGTCATGAACGTATAGCAGATCCTTGGTAAAGCAATGCTGGTCACTCTTCTCGAAAAggcttaaatgacatgcttgcTGTATGCACATGCATAGACGAGGATCTGCACTTTGCTGCCTACCTCCCCATATGGACACCTATGACAACACAGGTGTGTAAAAATGTACAGTGAacacaataaatgtaaatagaCTTAAATTCTGCTAAGATATATCCAGACTTACTTGTGTTTGTGCTGTTGTAGTTTGTATTGTATGCAATAtaaatgcttttgtttcatTGTCCAATTAGCTCAAATGTGTAGAAAATCATATGTCCtagtttttcaattttgttcttgaattacaaaaataaaatatattatatattcaCCAAGATGTCTTTTGTTTCATGATACATGTATGGACTATCATAATCAGGTTTATTATTTTGATCCTTTTAAGAATCTGTCTGGgaaccccaaaacaaaaaacaatgttgggattatttttcttttatttttcattgatatttattttttgtaaaaaaagtttaaatgaattttttttaattgcactACTTTATGTAAATGGATTCCTGAAATAGCTTAACTGGTAAGAGCttctttgcttatttttgtgTGCTATGTCCATTTCACCCATTCCTTCTGCTAATACTGACTTAAAAGCATGATCAGCGTAATATTTGTATAGGCCAGAACATTATTCTGCTTCTTGAGAACTGAGCACCTTCTACAATTAGCAAAACCTTTAATGCCCTTTGAAGATTTTGTTATAATACAAACAACAATCTTGAGTATATGAAGATGAAGGATATGGTATATGTGGAAACAAGACAAGACCACCCACCTAAGCCGACAAGATGAGCAAAGAGCAATAatcaaagaaacagaaaaaattggCCCAcagtgactctggaggagctgcagaaatttACAGCTGGGAGTAACTAAATCTAAAAAAACGTAGCCTTTATGCAAGAAAAATGCTATTGCTGaaggaataaaacatgttgaatgttGGAAAAAGAGTGGGTGAATCTATCCTAAACATACAGTTAATGCTACAACATAATAGCTTGGCTCCTCTGCTTTGGACTAAAATCAGCCTCCAGCTGTGAAGAAATGTAAACCGTTGTGTTGTTTAGTTCATGTAGGAGacatgttgttcttttttaggTCAAAGGTAATTCCCCAAGAGGCTTCACGCCTATTCAATCAGAGCTTTTACTCACCGAAATTAATGCCGTTTATAGTTTTAAGACAAAGCTGTAAGAAACTCAAGACTGTTTGGCATGCTTGACGGTAAACAGCGGCGCCATGTGTTTAAACAGTGTAAGTGCaggttcaataaataatttttggtATTTGTGACAATAATGCATAATTATTTTAGTACTACTCCAGACTGCATTAATTCAACACCATGAGAGAGAGTCAACAACCTTTATTTATCCATATATGTGCCACTCAGATGGGGAAGATGTGTTACAGGGTTTACCCTTAAGAATAGTCTATATGGATCTTTTACACCACTTTCTCAATGAGgccattgacaaaaaaaaataaatcaaaaagggGAATAAAACAATATAGTTGTAACAGTGTAAACACATTGCAATAtacatgaaagcaaaaaaaaaggtgacaaattaaaatgtagggTAAGTTAATGagtaagaactaaaaaaaaaaaaaaaaatcctgaaaaccCTAACTTCTCAAATAACAGCTGGGCATACATTTCTACATTGCATGCAATAAGGCACCTAACTAACACAAGGAAAAGAACTATGCTACAGTGTGACGCACAACTGTTATCCAAATAAAGATATTGCTCACCAAATGTTCAACTCTCATAAAATTCCGTCTCATTCTTTTTCGTATAACCCAagccatatttaaaaaaatacgtCAGTTTGTAAAAGATATTTTACACAGAACAGTAAATAGAGCGCAATCCATTGGACTTCAGAAAAATCTTGTAAAATGAGATTCTCATGTTTTAGTATacacaactttttttgttttagatcaaaCAACGAAAAGTTTGCAGGTCAACAAGAATATGTGTTACCTATAACTATACACAGGTAATTAGTTTCCAAAGCAATAATGTACATTTGGATCTTAGATGAAGTTGAAACCACACAGTAAATAATTAGGACACGGGTCATTTTGCAATATGCTACccagaagatttttattttctaatatgcATTTCCTCACAGCTAGATTGCTTGTCAGAATAGACTGGGGTCTCGACGAGTATTGCTCTCTGTACAGTTTGTGAAGCCGTGCTAAACCAGAGACATACAAAAATCCAATCTCATAAATATACAAGATGGCTCATGTTAACGGAGCCCAACTTTATGGaaaaatttgcaacatttttctttttgtttttatatccaacacttgaaacaaattaaagtaagaaaaaaacaaaacatggagagTGAATCTTGCTATCAAAAATTGTATCGTCTGGAACAGCACACTAGTTAACTATACAtacatataaaagaaaatcaagaatTATCTACATTGGATTTTTGATATTTGCTTCATACGAGTTACATCTGGGagggaaaaaatattcaaatgaggCAACAGTTCCTGTTCAGttgtatttgacatttttaataaagtcgCAGCTGAAAAGCAAATGTGTGCACCTGAAGATACATGAGTGGAACTCTATGAAAAAGATGAGGTGTATTTACCCAAAGTTACTATTTTATCTTGTAGATTTTCAAaccacatttgtttttcttttaaaagagtTCTGGATGTCCTGGAGCGAGTGAGACAGAATCACGAGAAATTCCTTCACTATATTCTATACCATCTTGGAGCTGCACACAAAGAATTGGGTTCAGTTCAGAGTTGCATGTTGCACAGTCTCTCAAGCCGAGTCCCCGCCttttgaataaatctgaattattGTCCATTTATTCTGAGCTGCTCCACTTAACCAGAACTAGATGCTGACATGACCTCTTTGACTGCAGAAGTTGGCCTACCATTTTCTGTGGTGCTGTGATATAGATATAAGGATTTGGGGAACAGAAACATATGAAAAGTGGTAATGTGGGCTAAGGGCTACCTCTAAGGGTGAGGCCCTGGTCTGTGATCTACGTGGATCCTATGATGTctggagagagaggaagaatgGTTAAAGCCTTTTCCGCAGTGAGAGCACCTGTATGGTTTCTCGACAGACAGGATGAGCTGTTTTGGGAAGGCATTGTTGGAGAAAGCCTTACCAACAGGGATGGCGGTGTACTGCTGCGGTTGTGGTGTTGGTGGCTGTGGTGATTGTGGTTGTGGCTGTAACTGCTGCTGTGTCTGCAGCGGCGACGCGTGCGCCTGCTGCTTCTCCAAATGAACTCTCTGATGCCTCGCAAGAGAGGAGGAGTGATTGAACTTTTTGCCACAGTGACCGCAGGTGTACGTTTTTCCATCCGAGTGGACTCTTTGGTGCCGTGACAGAGAGGAGGAATGATTGAAGCCCTTGTCACAGTGGTGGCACATGTACGGTTTCTCTCCTTCCTGGAGTACTCTTTGCTTTGGAGGCGAGACGAAAGTGATGGGTTTCCCTGGCTGAGGTGGAGAAAACACCGGGTTCTGCAGGTGGGTCTTATTATGGCGAGACAGGGATGAGGAATGGTTGAAGCCCTTGTTGCAATGTCTGCAGGTGTAGGGCTTCCCCCCAGCGTGGACTTGCTGATGCTTCTTCAGGTGACGCTTGCGGACAAAACTCTTCCTGCACATGTTGCATTTGTACGGCTTTTCACTTGAGTGAATCCTCTGGTGCTCTCTCAGAGTTGCAGCGGCCGCAAAACACTTTCCACACTGTGCGCACCGATGGGGTTTGTCTCCAAGCACGACTGCTGTGTGGGTCTTTTGATGCTGCTTCAGGTTGGAAGTCGTAGCGAAGCCTTTGCCACACTGGCCACAGGTATATGGCTTTTCGCGCGCATGGACCTCCTGGTGCTTCTTTAAATGCCTCCTACGGACGAAGCTCTTCCTGCACTGTGTGCACTTGTACGGTTTGTCTTCAGAATGCATCTTCATGTGTTCCCTCAGCGTTATGGCAGCTGCAAAGCTCTTGCCACATTCTGTGCATCTGTGGGGTTTGTCTGGCAAATGAATCATCTGATGAGACTTAAGGCTGTAGGCATCAATAACATCTTTACCGATCAGGTCGACTCCCGGGGGAACGTACGGCTTTTCTTTCATGTGAATTTTCATGTGCTGCTTGAGACTGGCTTCTACAGCAAAACTCTCCCCGCAGTGGATACAGATATACGGGTTGAGGTCCTTGTGGATCTCAAAGTGTTGGTGAAGATCAGCTATGCTGCCAAAGATCTCCCCGCATTCGTTGCACTGTAGGCCATGAGCTTCATGTATGATTACGCCATTCTCAGATTCCACTGTCAACTCGCCGCCATGATCAGACTCCATTTTCACCACATGCTCACCTTCTGTCTTGAGCAGCACCTCTCCCAGTAAAGTCTCGCCCGTTTCTGTCTTgatttctgctgctgtgaaaCAGTGCATGTCAGCATGCTCCACCTTGATATAGTCATGGTCTGTCTCAGCAACGATCGCATCCACACATGTGACAGTCCCAAGTTCTCCCCCGAGTCCTTGGATCTTTAAGTCTGAGCCGTGGATCTCCAACTCCAATCCACGCTTTTCCTCCGTCATGATCTCCGTTTCGGCTCCATAGTGAAGGTCGACATGGCTATGGGCTATGACACACTCCGACCCAAGTGTGTCAAGCCCTGGCGTGTCACATTCAGTCTCTGACTCGGCCATAAGAACACACTCCAGCCCCACGGCCTCCGTTTTTCTGCCGGATGATGACCAAAGAGGGAATCGGGGTtatatgttgggggtttttctGCCTGCGCCGGTGTTCTTGTCAGTGAGCTGACCtgtaaaaaagaagagaaaaaaattcattGACAAAGAAAATAGTGAAGACATTATTCaacaaatgttacaaaacaGTGTTTACTCACAAATAAGTTATCATAGGATGTTTTTGTTGCTTACCAATCATTCACTTATTGACCAATTTAGTATCAATTAGGTCAGTCCAATTTTGGAAATAGCATCACATTTACtttactattttaattttttttactacttaGTTTGTGCACCAATAAAGTAACTGAATAATTTCAATAATGTCTACGCAATAACAGTAAAGGCTACTGTGTTTTATATCTGTTGTGAGTTTAATGAATAATAAAGCTAAACTGAAATTATGCCATATATTACTGGAAAGCTGTTTAAATATATAGTTCCAAATATATTGTAGCCCACCAAATATTGCATTGAAGCAGCCCTTTGCGATACTGCGCACACTCATACTGTGATTTAATAGACTGTGCATCTTTACTATTAACTGAATGCAATTAATGCAGatggtaaaatgtatttaatttgacTAACAGTACAGATAAACTTGCATCCAAACTTAATGGATTGCAACAAATATTTTGTACTCCAAACTGTTTTAACACAGCCATATTGTAAATTTAGCAGCAAGTTGAACATCAACAGTGATGTGAGACTTTACAAACTTAAAGATTTATGAAAATCTGAAAGATATCTCATCTTTTACCAAAGAGTCAAAGAAACACACCCCATTCTCGTTAGTTTCACTGATACTTAAACCACTGTGTAAACTATTGAGatatcaaaacagcaacaaaatatcCACAAAACCACAACAACTATAGTTTGTAGGAACTAAAGCCGTGTGCTattaaatcttaatttaaaaaactgtgcGCTTAGGGTAATATATTTAACCTATATATGGCAATAACTCATGCCTGAGCAAACCAGGTGATGCATTTGCTGGCTACATTAGCGTACATGCTTCGCTTCATTAGCTATACTCCCGTGATgtttaaacaaaagtaaaccaCGCAGCTTCTTATTCGGTGTTAATCCCCAATTTCTCCCTCAGATTTGCTTTATGGCTCGCCCTTATTTTGATATACGAGTAACCATCTGAACATTTAAACAACGGGctttttgttattaaacatttagGTTGTTAGCCTTTCAACAACGGCTACAAATGGCCTCCATAGCCGCTAGTTAGCTGGCTATGGAGGACGGGCGACTGGTTACCGACAAAACAGCATTGTGTTAGCTGCTAGTGCGTTCGCATTTTAGCCAGCTAACTAGCTGGAAGATGGTCACATACGCGAGTACTGTATTTTAAGGTCTTCAAAGACGACAAATACTTACAGTAAAACAGGCGGCCAGACCCAATTTATAAGCGCACCTTAGGACGACGGAACGACGCGGAAATTCTCCCAGTGCGATTATTACCAGGCCATCTTGTTGTGCCACACCAGCACTTCCAGCTAGTCTAAGATGGCTGCCGCTGGCTAACGTTATCCGCCTTAGCTTCCGTCATACACAATATATCTAAACAGGGTGGGCAACAATCATTAAAGGGAGCAAATATAGTTGAAGAACTCGAATAAATGATCCTAAATAATCATTGGACATTGAAGTTACGACATTGTGTTGGCTTTTAACCCAACTAAAAGTGTATTTAGCACGCTAAGACTCGCCTATAAATCCAAGCAGAAGCTGGTTAGCTGAAACAAAGATGGCTAACTGAAGAAGGACGCTGCTGTGCGAAAAGCCCGGGAAAGGGCGACTTATAGTCACAAAAGACGAGAAACTTGCAGAGCAGATGAGGCCAAAATAACTTCCTCAAGTTAACGAGAACCAAACAGTTTGTAAAACGATGCCTGCGTGAACCAGACTGACCTGATACCGAGTGTTTCACTGCGGCAGCAGCAGAACAACCACACTTCAATGGCGGCCTTGATTGTGTTAGCAGCTATCAAGCATGCATGTCGCGGCTACATAGCCATGATGCAGAGCTAAAAACTCAGCTAATCCAGTTAGTTACCAAAGCTAAAGCATCCATATACATGCAGATTGATATAATTTCACATCGCAAAACACTGGCGAATAAGCTTTATAAAACACGAATCCGTGCATTTAAAACTACATTGTGTAGAGACAAAAGTAGAGTAGTTCATACATAAATACACATTATAGACTACAGACTAATAGATTTAAAGATAATATAGTTCCTTAAAGCTATGAGTTCCTGTGTTGGTATGCTTTTAGGGCACTGCTGTTACGATTATCGCGGGTCAAGGCCTGTATTTTTCCATCAGAGTTGTAAACTGCTGGTCAGCTATTACCACCCTATacacacaatatttaaaaagatagTAGAGGATTATATCTACCGGAACACACTCGCCCACCTATAGAGACAATATGTCTGAGAATGGATTGCATTTAAAGGATGAAGTGTTCACCGGGATTAACATCCTATAGAGTTAGTATACAAAACCTTGCATGCACACACCCACCTTTCTGTCCTTTTACTTTGTGGTTGTTGCAGAGAGCGAAGCAGGAGAATCGTTTGAGGATTTTACACGCTGGTTCTGGTGGGAGCTTTGCAAGTTTTTCAGTGAGCCCCGTCACACTGCTCTGCTCTGTGTGTCTTCGTTTCCTCTCACTGCCTGTGTGTACAGCTGGCGCCACAGCTCATCTGGCGCCAACGTTGGACCTCCGACGCACTTTAGCGAAAGCAACTATTGTCATTTCATATCTGCACACACACCACCGTCACCCCCTACAGGCTGGGAGTTAAAAATGCAGGAGATTCAAAAAGTAAATTCAAAGCGCTATTAATTATTCTGTTGGGAAAGAGTAAACCTTTAATTTCTGCCAAAATATTTCCGATGAAACGGtatgggttttttaaaatttagctgGGCGTTTAATTAAAGCTGGCTATGTATGGACTAAGTAAATAACTTATTAAGGAGGCGAACATGTAGGTTTGCAGTAAAGGTGATTAATTCCGTAGATTTGCTTTGAAATTGTGCTAAATCTCatcattaaaaatgtcactaaGCATGTATAGAACATCTTGTACAGACAGACTCCATCGGAATATATGTCGAGAGGGAACATCCACTAATCGGAGGTTTACATTAGCTCATCATTGCTGAGAATGTTGCTTTCCAATGAGACTTTTAATGCGTCTTCTAtaaccttgtttttctttcagggtGAACTGAAACATTATatcatttcagttgttttaaaaaaaaacaacagttggGTGCTCATGGTTGAATTAGTTGTATTTTGTCA
The Xiphophorus hellerii strain 12219 chromosome 22, Xiphophorus_hellerii-4.1, whole genome shotgun sequence genome window above contains:
- the LOC116713057 gene encoding zinc finger protein 883, coding for MAESETECDTPGLDTLGSECVIAHSHVDLHYGAETEIMTEEKRGLELEIHGSDLKIQGLGGELGTVTCVDAIVAETDHDYIKVEHADMHCFTAAEIKTETGETLLGEVLLKTEGEHVVKMESDHGGELTVESENGVIIHEAHGLQCNECGEIFGSIADLHQHFEIHKDLNPYICIHCGESFAVEASLKQHMKIHMKEKPYVPPGVDLIGKDVIDAYSLKSHQMIHLPDKPHRCTECGKSFAAAITLREHMKMHSEDKPYKCTQCRKSFVRRRHLKKHQEVHAREKPYTCGQCGKGFATTSNLKQHQKTHTAVVLGDKPHRCAQCGKCFAAAATLREHQRIHSSEKPYKCNMCRKSFVRKRHLKKHQQVHAGGKPYTCRHCNKGFNHSSSLSRHNKTHLQNPVFSPPQPGKPITFVSPPKQRVLQEGEKPYMCHHCDKGFNHSSSLSRHQRVHSDGKTYTCGHCGKKFNHSSSLARHQRVHLEKQQAHASPLQTQQQLQPQPQSPQPPTPQPQQYTAIPVGKAFSNNAFPKQLILSVEKPYRCSHCGKGFNHSSSLSRHHRIHVDHRPGPHP